In the genome of Phycisphaerales bacterium, one region contains:
- a CDS encoding glutamate racemase has translation MNGGPIGVFDSGLGGLSVARHLRQLLPHEDLVYFGDTARVPYGTKSQPTVVQFALETSGFLLQFEPKLIVAACNTASALAMEELQRELPVPVVGVVEPGARAAVALAHGKLAAVIGTEATIGSQAYARAIATLAPEQRLLGQPCPLLVPLVEEGRTDTDPIVLLTVETYLGPLRERGIGVLVLGCTHYPLLRGAIAACLGPAVAIVDSGRETSLEVQQQLAAVNGLRGPEHTGTMRCYVSDNPARFREVGSRFLNESIEHVELVEPERYVGVPLRCAPRP, from the coding sequence GCACGCCATTTGCGGCAACTGTTGCCCCACGAGGACCTGGTCTATTTCGGAGATACGGCGCGCGTGCCCTATGGCACCAAGTCACAGCCCACCGTCGTGCAGTTCGCACTCGAAACGTCCGGTTTTCTGCTGCAGTTCGAACCCAAGCTGATCGTGGCCGCGTGCAATACAGCCAGTGCACTGGCGATGGAAGAGTTGCAGCGCGAGTTGCCGGTGCCTGTTGTGGGAGTCGTGGAGCCAGGTGCGCGGGCGGCCGTCGCACTGGCGCACGGTAAACTGGCCGCAGTCATTGGTACCGAGGCGACCATCGGGAGCCAGGCTTACGCTCGGGCGATCGCCACACTCGCGCCAGAGCAGCGACTGCTCGGGCAGCCGTGCCCCCTGCTGGTACCGCTCGTGGAAGAAGGCCGGACCGACACAGACCCGATCGTACTTTTGACGGTGGAGACGTATCTCGGACCGTTACGTGAGCGGGGTATCGGGGTTCTGGTCCTGGGATGTACCCACTATCCGCTGCTCCGCGGTGCGATCGCAGCGTGCCTGGGCCCCGCAGTCGCAATCGTAGACAGCGGGCGCGAAACTTCGCTCGAGGTGCAGCAACAGCTCGCCGCAGTCAACGGGTTGAGGGGCCCGGAGCACACCGGTACGATGCGCTGTTACGTGAGCGACAATCCGGCACGATTTCGCGAAGTGGGATCGAGGTTTCTCAATGAGTCGATCGAGCACGTCGAGCTGGTGGAACCGGAGCGTTACGTGGGGGTGCCATTGCGCTGCGCGCCGCGGCCGTAG